A genomic region of Plasmodium cynomolgi strain B DNA, chromosome 5, whole genome shotgun sequence contains the following coding sequences:
- a CDS encoding hypothetical protein (putative) has protein sequence MTYFVEQCFLFAYKNNNQILCTDNKLKTASWVNSLAEASTCYHFGIRGMLVNTNNVKSVQEKLDKNREKDADDKLLVVDLKPEEGTTRVFVNNREQNVQDGYGGVIDLNKIKKNMEEEEKKKRSTREEVPSEEHASTEGGEEEIDETQEVDEDSSDATDDSGAQTGDEDAE, from the exons atgacctaTTT TGTGGAGCAGtgctttctttttgcatacaaaaataataaccaAATTTTATGTACAGACAATAAGCTAAAAACAGCTTCTTGGGTTAATAGCCTAGCAGAGGCCTCTACTTGTTATCACTTTGGCATAAGAGGAATGCTTGTCAATACAAATAATGTTAAAAGTGTGCAGGAGAAGTTGGataaaaatagggaaaaggATGCGGATGACAAACTGTTAGTAGTCGATTTAAAGCCCGAGGAGGGGACAACTCGGGTGTTCGTGAATAACCGAGAGCAGAATGTGCAGGACGGCTATGGGGGAGTGATtgatttgaataaaattaagaagaacatggaagaggaggagaagaagaagcggagcACGCGGGAGGAAGTTCCCTCTGAGGAGCACGCTAGCACGGAAGGGGGTGAAGAGGAAATTGACGAGACGCAAGAAGTTGACGAAGATTCCAGCGATGCCACTGATGACAGCGGTGCCCAAACGGGTGATGAGGATGCAGAATAA
- a CDS encoding hypothetical protein (putative) has product MRVLSLLSAICLVSTCRGHRNLFARNNYLQYLRSQNFMQEKPKYQKLNQYYSEDLNEFDNYEDDELDAENLEATSKERVTQKSDTSSSSNENKLEFKNIEKELNNTGEVLHEEKDNLLLLGGGRECSVSDKGILDVSLNSSDIFNLIKYTVEISSSGILIRDTQNSNVVKEISFDTVKLPIETIEETRECWKIRSHTETFLFCERSKEDRDRWITNILKALFCYNTNNLTIDESVPTGLSSKVDIPKESTVDARIAASLKGEPNGSGDNSSHGRAKRKGNNNITISNLKNDKPEIVVN; this is encoded by the coding sequence ATGAGAGtcctctcccttttgtcCGCCATCTGCCTCGTTTCCACCTGCCGAGGCCACAGGAATTTATTTGCCAGAAATAACTACCTGCAGTACCTGCGGTCACAGAACTTCATGCAAGAAAAACCAAAGTACCAAAAGTTAAACCAATATTACTCGGAAGACCTGAACGAGTTTGACAACTATGAAGATGACGAATTGGATGCGGAAAATCTGGAGGCGACAAGCAAAGAGAGGGTGACCCAGAAGAGTGACaccagcagtagcagcaatGAGAACAAAttagaatttaaaaatatcgaaaaggAGCTGAACAACACGGGAGAAGTTTTACACGAAGAAAAGGATAACCTTCTCCTATTGGGGGGCGGTCGAGAATGCTCCGTGAGCGACAAAGGCATTTTGGATGTGTCACTCAACTCAAGTGACATTTTTAACTTAATCAAGTATACAGTCGAAATATCCTCATCGGGAATACTCATTAGGGACACACAAAATTCCAATGTCGTCAAAGAAATTTCATTTGACACTGTAAAGCTTCCAATAGAGACCATAGAAGAAACGAGGGAATGCTGGAAAATACGCTCCCATACGGAAACATTCCTCTTTTGTGAACGAAGCAAAGAAGACAGAGATAGGTGGATTACTAACATATTAAAAGCTTTGTTTTGttataatacaaataatttaactATTGACGAGAGTGTTCCTACGGGACTTAGCTCGAAGGTGGATATTCCAAAGGAATCAACCGTCGATGCTAGAATAGCAGCTTCTTTGAAGGGTGAGCCAAATGGCAGTGGAGACAATTCTTCCCATGGTCGTGCAAAACGGaaaggaaataataacaTTACCATttcgaatttaaaaaatgacaaaccAGAAATTGTGGTTAAC
- a CDS encoding hypothetical protein (putative): MLDVKADTPHRKASNSCKKILSDMIACYQNTICYKRENATFEECLHNHDLNEVDENCIILRKAYAQCRRNILNGNFKML; this comes from the coding sequence ATGCTTGACGTAAAAGCAGATACCCCCCACCGGAAGGCATCGAACTCGTGCAAGAAAATTCTAAGCGATATGATCGCATGTTACCAAAACACGATTTGTTATAAGCGGGAAAACGCCACCTTCGAAGAGTGCCTACATAACCATGACTTGAACGAGGTGGACGAAAACTGCATCATTTTGAGAAAGGCCTATGCACAGTGCCGCCGCAATATACTCAATgggaattttaaaatgttg
- a CDS encoding hypothetical protein (putative) — protein KNETVDKDGHGDEGAELKNEEGANDKCLQNDSSESAERKGRKKRKIQKDDLKSCDGENEANCKGIENVSGEKEDEGTLSSDDKSSSSDEDHDGLLLTSKFKKKFSDLLLKLKSKDASLLPKEGDFFFHDSDFETDMSDDGGGGERGKIDEVDEVGQVEEDGQVGESAAKGGSLNYEDYFKDILMKDGSHAIDQEEEELIEKEKEACSQKNKKSYLNEQEELKKKIIEACKIAEQQNENEGDDENFFTIKEKTEKEILEEKAYYENFLKTSKIVKEEDGLLKEYWNDNLNKDEEFLRDYILKELWREDKIHNVYEDIDEVDDEDLDKAAKFEKTYNFRYEEQNGNVINSNPRHIKSSVRIDLRKEKRREKRREKRKRQREKKRKKLTEDLKKGDSKGGGKKESKLDRNRANPREGEDPLNNVNNNPDYLKGNASDRSGSKINNHNGGVKECSELEYLENDSSAYEDLIDDMPIRFKYFKVKPETFKLTTDYILKTDDETLNQIVPLHYVSPYFKHDGKTKLRGFSGKKGDTQEKNRSKFKGRTAARKGRGD, from the exons aaaaacgaaacggtTGACAAAGATGGTCATGGTGACGAAGGGGCCGAACTAAAAAACGAAGAGGGCGCGAATGATAAGTGTCTTCAAAATGATTCCTCAGAAAGTGCAGaacgaaagggaagaaaaaaaaggaaaattcaaaaggatgatttaaaaagttgcGATGGAGAAAATGAGGCGAACTGTAAGGGAATCGAAAACGTAtcaggagaaaaagaagatgaGGGAACCCTGTCAAGTGACGACAAAAGCTCTAGTAGTGATGAAGACCATGACGGTTTATTGCTCACTTccaagtttaaaaaaaagttcagcGATTTGTTACTCAAGTTAAAAAGCAAAGATGCCAGCTTGCTGCCCAAGGAgggcgatttttttttccacgacAGTGATTTTGAGACGGACATGTCGGACGACGGGGGAGGCggcgaaaggggaaaaattgaCGAAGTTGACGAAGTTGGCCAAGTTGAGGAAGATGGCCAAGTTGGCGAAAGCGCCGCAAAGGGGGGCAGCCTGAACTATGAGGACTACTTCAAAGACATACTAATGAAGGACGGGTCACATGCCATTGatcaggaggaggaagaactgatcgagaaggaaaaagaagcctgctcgcaaaaaaataaaaagagctACCTAAACGAGCaggaggaattaaaaaaaaaaattatagaggcatgcaaaattgcagaacaacaaaacgaaaatgaaggagacgatgaaaatttcttcactataaaggaaaaaacagaaaaagaaattttggaGGAGAAAGCATATTATGAAAACTTCTTAAAGACATCCAAAATTGTCAAAGAAGAGGATGGACTGTTAAAGGAATACTGGAATGACAATTTAAATAAAGATGAAGAATTTTTAAGGGACTACATTTTGAAAGAATTGTGGAGGGAAGATAAAATACACAACGTTTATGAAGACATTGACGAAGTTGACGATGAAGATTTGGACAAAGCTGCCAAGTTTGAAAAGACGTACAATTTTCGATATGAAGAACAGAATGGAAATGTTATAAATTCCAACCCGCGCCATATAAAGAGCAGCGTGAGGATTGACTtaaggaaggaaaagaggagggaaaagcggagagaaaagaggaagaggcagagggaaaaaaagcggaagAAACTCACGGAGGatttgaaaaagggggacagcAAAGGGGgcgggaaaaaggaaagcaaacTCGACCGCAATAGGGCCAACCCTAGAGAGGGGGAGGACCCCCTTAACAATGTCAACAACAACCCT GATTACCTAAAAGGGAATGCTTCTGACAGAAGTGGATCCAAAATTAACAACCACAATGGCGGTGTGAAGGAATGTAGCGAACTGGAATACCTAGAGAACGACTCGAGTGCTTATGAAGACCTAATTGATGACATGCCCATTCGATTCAAATATTTCAAAGTTAAGCCGGAAACTTTTAAACTCACCActgattatattttaaaaacggaCGACGAAACATTGAACCAGATTGTCCCCCTACACTATGTCTCCCCCTACTTCAAGCACGACGGAAAGACCAAACTTCGAGGTTttagcggaaaaaaaggcgatacccaggaaaaaaacagatcGAAATTTAAAGGGAGGACTGCGGCACGCAAAGGGCGGGGCGACTAA
- a CDS encoding hypothetical protein (putative): MANNVVEEKQKKAGFCRRLCSGVYHALKGPSITHSVLFGICGGLFYYGAYYGYRYMKISFFDTMHVSNESRRRFMEKQMLFYNDMGYNLSMKYIGNLCKYYDPVALRLPFQPL, translated from the exons ATGGCAAATAACGTGGTGGAGGAGAAACAGAAGAAAGCAG GATTTTGTAGACGCCTCTGCAGCGGGGTTTATCACGCCCTTAAGGGTCCGAGCATAACCCACAGCGTGCTGTTTGGAATATGTGGAG GCCTCTTTTATTACGGCGCCTACTACGGCTACAGGTACATGaaaatctccttttttgataCTATGCATGTGTCCAACGAAAGTAGAAGACGATTTATGGAAAAGCAAATGCTGTTTTACAACGACATGGGTTACAATTTGTCAATGAAGTACATCG gaaatttatgtaaatacTATGACCCAGTTGCGCTGAGACTGCCCTTTCAACCACTGTAa
- a CDS encoding hypothetical protein (putative) — protein MHTERGERKEALLTFLKISNLIEEDHLERNMSKKKKNAKRKNGSSIVYSHPKITSTILLCSCYFFYQIFGVVYVILVLIAIIFLNLDHTSDDGGSGGNAISAYSIFNKGRKYLIGDLRMNQIETELRNRKFNNDDSDDNFVRYDDIDKNRFYVKGSSKYNNKLCTCGSNKKFKKCCGAMKNDLSDY, from the exons ATGCACACGGAGAGAGGTGAGCGAAAGGAGGCCCTCCTCACCTTTTTAAAGATATCCAATTTGATCGAAGAGGACCACCTGGAACGAA ATAtgtcgaagaaaaaaaagaacgcgaagaggaagaatgGCAGCAGCATAGTGTACTCCCACCCCAAAATTACATCCACCATTTTATTATGTTCATGTTACTTCTTCTACCAAATATTTGGAGTAGTGTACGTGATCCTTGTTCTTATtgccattatttttttaaaccttgACCACACGAGCGATGATGGTGGTAGCGGGGGAAACGCCATAAGTGCGTACTCCATATTCAacaagggaagaaaatacCTTATTGGTGATTTAAGAATGAACCAAATTGAGACAGAGTTGCGAAACAGGAAATTTAACAATGACGACAGTGACGATAACTTTGTTCGATACGATGACATCGATAAAAACAGATTTTACGTCAAGGGGTCTTCCAAATATAACAACAAATTGTGCACCTGTGGGTCCAacaagaaatttaaaaaatgttgtggAGCTATGAAAAACGATTTATCAGATTAttga
- a CDS encoding translation initiation factor IF-3 (putative), with protein sequence MLSNFFFFVLAHVFIFSLRNSKYVCCFYIPKVCCTKLFYLKESNDASSYSEGRERYMQEKKMKQLKLKAENKVVKQLRITPRIGTNDLLIKINSAKQFLLRRHRVKFILTLKGREYTNVENVKKIFAKISEELKSYGNSETMRQNGNVVSQLFNLKAKRKNESSLGGEGGGGGGIK encoded by the exons atgttaagtaactttttttttttcgtcctggcacatgtgtttatattttccctgAGGAATAGCAAGTACGTCTGCTGCTTTTACATCCCCAAGGTGTGCtgtacaaaattgttttACTTGAAGGAATCGAATGATGCATCGAGTTACTCCGAGGGGCGCGAACGGTACATGCAG gaaaagaaaatgaagcagCTGAAGCTCAAGGCGGAAAACAAGGTCGTCAAGCAGTTGCGAATAACGCCGAG AATTGGGACCAACGATTTGCTTATAAAGATAAATTCAGCGAAGCAGTTTCTGCTGAGAAGACACAGA GTAAAATTCATTTTGACGCTGAAGGGAAGGGAATACACCAAtgttgaaaatgtaaaaaaaattttcgcaaaaatttccgaagaattaaaaagttatGGCAACTCGGAGACCATGCGGCAGAACGGCAATGTGGTGTCTCAGTTGTTTAATTTGAAGGCcaagaggaaaaatgaaagctcactcgggggggaaggaggaggaggaggaggcatTAAATAG
- a CDS encoding hypothetical protein (putative), producing MISVTLTNDSVRDKLSDLGLSVFIGNLKRAKKLLKNNDINSKFLNNNSLLHICAHNEDTSMFYFLLSNGCDYKHVNENGDSCLHIIALNNNVYCLDILCRNSIKEIIDLKNKVRLQYVLLRGPFFFKITKTYN from the exons atgatatcTGTAACGTTAACCAACGACAGCGTGCGTGACAAGTTGTCAGACTTGGGATTAAGCGTTTTCATAG GAAACTTAAAGAGAGCGAAAAAATTACTAAAGAATAATGACATAAATAGCAAATTTTTG AACAACAACAGCTTACTCCACATCTGCGCTCACAATGAAGACACGAGCATGTTCTATTTTCTGCTAAGCAATGGTTGTGACTATAAGCATGTTAAT GAAAACGGAGACTCCTGCCTTCACATCATCGCGCTAAATAACAACGTCTACTGCCTGGATATCCTCTGTCGGAACAGCATCAAGGAGATCATTGACTTAAAGAATAAGGTACGTTTACAATACGTCCTATTAAgggggccatttttttttaaaattaccaaaacatacaattaa